A genomic segment from Nicotiana tabacum cultivar K326 chromosome 9, ASM71507v2, whole genome shotgun sequence encodes:
- the LOC107830018 gene encoding putative sulfate transporter 3.5 — protein MTSSPQSLHRVNYAAPRSFGTLLKANLKETLFPDDPFHEIKNEPISRRFLKGAQYFVPIFEWLPKYSFKLFKYDLLAGITIASLAIPQGISYAKLANIPPIIGLYSSFVPPLIYAVFGSSKHLAVGTVAACSLLIAAIIEGKVNANDNMPLYLSLVFTATLFSGLVQTALGLLRLGILVDFLSHSTITGFMGGTAIIICLQQLKGMLGLKHFTTHTDVASVLRAIFHNRKEWKWESAVVGIIFLTFLQFTRFVKNKKPKLFWVSAIAPMVTVIVGCLFAYFAHADKHGIQIVGHLSKGINPSSIHLLNFDPKYISAPIKAGVIAAMISLAEGIAIGRSFAIIRNEQIDGNKEMIAIGLMNIFGSFASCYLTTGPFSKTAVNFNAGCKTAMSNVVMSICMMLTLLFLAPLFSYTPLVSLSAIIMSAMLGLIDYDKAYHLFKTDKFDFCICMAAFFGVSFISMDIGLMLSVGLALIRALLYIARPATCKLGLISETGLYRDVEQYPDANGIAGILILKLGSPIYFANCNYIRERILRWIRDERSLTISEGNEIEFLLLELGGITSIDITGVETLLEIRRCVEAKGIKMILVNPRLGVLEKLMVTESIDTVTKESVFLTIEDAIDACRFSLKCSDQMKRENLAIV, from the exons ATGACGAGCTCTCCCCAGTCTTTGCATAGGGTGAACTATGCAGCGCCACGAAGCTTTGGGACGTTACTAAAAGCAAACCTAAAAGAGACCCTTTTCCCAGATGATCCATTCCATGAAATCAAGAACGAGCCAATTTCACGCAGATTTTTAAAGGGGGCTCAATATTTTGTTCCAATTTTTGAATGGCTGCCAAAGTACAGTTTCAAGCTCTTCAAGTATGATCTTCTTGCTGGAATCACTATTGCTAGCCTTGCCATTCCTCAAGGGATAAGCTATGCCAAACTCGCTAACATTCCTCCAATCATCGGACTCT ATTCGAGCTTTGTTCCTCCTCTTATTTATGCTGTTTTTGGAAGTTCAAAGCACCTTGCTGTGGGGACGGTGGCTGCTTGCTCATTGCTTATTGCTGCAATCATTGAAGGAAAAGTGAACGCTAACGATAATATGCCGCTGTATCTTAGTTTGGTGTTCACGGCCACTCTTTTCTCTGGTTTGGTTCAGACTGCTCTGGGTTTGCTAAG ACTTGGGATTTTGGTAGATTTTCTATCACATTCAACCATAACTGGATTTATGGGAGGGACAGCAATAATTATTTGCTTGCAGCAACTGAAGGGCATGCTTGGTTTGAAGCATTTCACCACCCATACTGATGTGGCTTCTGTCTTACGTGCTATCTTCCACAACAGAAAAGAG tggaagtgggagagtgCAGTTGTTGGAATAATCTTCCTTACTTTCCTGCAATTCACTAGATTTGTG AAAAACAAGAAACCAAAGCTATTTTGGGTTTCAGCCATAGCTCCAATGGTCACTGTAATTGTCGGCTGCCTTTTCGCTTACTTCGCCCATGCTGACAAACATGGCATCCAAATC GTTGGACATTTGAGTAAAGGAATAAATCCCTCTTCCATTCATCTTTTAAATTTCGATCCCAAGTATATATCAGCACCTATAAAAGCAGGAGTCATCGCAGCAATGATATCTCTAGCT GAGGGAATAGCCATCGGACGGAGTTTCGCCATCATCAGAAATGAACAAATTGATGGCAACAAGGAAATGATTGCTATTGGCCTCATGAACATTTTTGGATCTTTCGCTTCATGCTACTTGACAACTG GGCCATTTTCTAAAACTGCAGTGAACTTCAACGCTGGATGCAAGACTGCAATGTCAAACGTGGTAATGTCAATATGCATGATGCTAACCCTTCTGTTCTTGGCTCCTCTGTTTAGTTACACACCATTGGTCTCTCTCTCCGCCATCATCATGTCTGCAATGCTTGGCTTAATTGACTATGACAAGGCATATCACCTCTTCAAGACAGACAAGTTTGATTTCTGTATTTGTATGGCTGCCTTTTTTGGTGTTTCCTTCATAAGCATGGACATTGGCCTAATGTTATCT GTTGGACTTGCCTTAATCAGAGCACTTCTATATATAGCAAGGCCGGCTACTTGCAAGCTTGGACTCATATCAGAAACTGGATTGTATCGCGATGTGGAGCAGTATCCTGATGCAAATGGAATTGCAGGGATTCTGATTCTGAAGCTTGGTTCTCCTATATACTTTGCAAATTGTAATTACATCAGAGAAAG GATTCTTAGATGGATCAGAGATGAGCGTTCTCTTACCATTTCTGAAGGAAATGAAATTGAATTCTTATTACTTGAATTAGGAG GTATTACATCCATTGACATAACGGGTGTTGAAACGTTATTAGAAATTCGAAGGTGCGTAGAAGCAAAAGGGATCAAG ATGATTTTGGTTAATCCGAGGTTGGGAGTCTTGGAAAAGTTGATGGTGACAGAGTCAATAGACACCGTTACAAAAGAATCTGTGTTCTTAACCATTGAAGACGCAATTGATGCTTGCAGATTTTCACTCAAATGTTCAGatcaaatgaaaagagaaaaccttgcaatagtttag